A DNA window from Corvus cornix cornix isolate S_Up_H32 chromosome 13, ASM73873v5, whole genome shotgun sequence contains the following coding sequences:
- the LOC104697996 gene encoding solute carrier family 22 member 5-like, with translation MRDYDAATAFLGEWGRFQRLIFFLLSASIIPNGFNGLSIVFLAGTPEHRCVVPRGANLSGEWRNASIPLELRGGQEAPSRCRRYRLAALANFSALGLRPGSDVELEAVEQEPCLDGWEYSRDVYRSTIVTEWNLVCANDWKGPLSTSLFFVGVLLGSFISGQLSDKFGRKNVLFATLAMQTGFSFIQVFSTSWEMFSVLFVLVGMGQISNYVAAFVLGTEILGKSIRVLFCTLGVCIFYSFGYMLLPLFAFFIRDWRMLLLALTLPGLLCIPLWWVIPESPRWLISQGRFQEAEDIIRKAAKTNGITAPDVILDPSELQDVNSQKQQTYTILDLMKTRNILTITIMSVLLWMIISVGYFGLSLDTPNLHGDVYVNCFLSAVIEVPAYIISWLLLRNLPRRYSVAAALFLGGCVLLFIQLVPSHIHALSILLVMLGKFGITSAFSMVYVYTAELYPTVVRNMGVGASSMASRLGSILSPYFVYLGAYDRFLPYILMGSLTVLSGILTLFLPESYGMPLPDTIDQMLLVKGLEYRPPSSSTRDSKEEEENPDIFKSTAF, from the exons ATGCGCGACTACGACGCGGCCACCGCCTTCCTGGGCGAGTGGGGCCGCTTCCAGCgcctcattttctttctactcAGCGCCAGCATCATTCCCAATGGCTTCAACGGCCTCTCCATCGTGTTCCTGGCCGGCACCCCCGAGCACCGGTGCGTCGTGCCCCGCGGGGCCAACCTGAGCGGCGAGTGGCGCAACGCCAGCATCCCGCTGGAGCTGCGGGGCGGGCAGGAGGCGCCGAGCCGCTGCCGCCGCTACCGCCTGGCCGCGCTCGCCAACTTCTCGGCGCTGGGGCTGCGACCCGGCTCCGACGTAGAGCTGGAGGCAGTGGAGCAGGAGCCGTGCCTGGACGGCTGGGAGTACAGCCGCGATGTCTATCGCTCCACCATCGTCACCGAG tggAATCTCGTATGTGCCAAcgactggaagggacctctgagCACCTCCCTGTTCTTTGTGGGTGTCCTGCTGGGATCTTTCATCTCAGGACAGCTCTCAGACAA GTTTGGCAGGAAGAATGTGCTGTTTGCAACTCTGGCAATGCAGACTGGCTTCAGTTTCATACAGGTCTTCTCTACCAGCTGGGAGatgttttcagtgttgtttGTGCTGGTTGGCATGGGACAGATATCTAACTACGTGGCAGCATTTGTTCTTG GCACAGAAATCCTTGGCAAATCAATCCGTGTGCTGTTCTGCACACTGGGTGTGTGCATATTTTACTCATTTGGTTACATGTTGCTGCCactgtttgctttcttcatcCGAGACTGGcggatgctgctgctggctcttaccctgcctgggctgctctgtATCCCACTCTGGTG GGTCATTCCGGAATCTCCACGGTGGTTGATCTCCCAGGGGAGGTTTCAGGAGGCAGAAGACATCATCCGAAAAGCTGCAAAAACTAATGGCATTACAGCCCCAGATGTAATACTTGACCCTAGTGAG CTACAAGATGTGAATTCCCAGAAGCAGCAGACATACACCATTTTGGATCTAATGAAAACCCGAAATATCCTAACTATCACAATTATGTCGGTGCTTCTTTG GATGATAATATCGGTTGGCTATTTTGGACTTTCTCTTGACACACCTAACTTGCATGGAGACGTGTATGTGAACTGCTTCCTCTCAGCAGTGATTGAAGTCCCAGCCTACATcatttcctggctgctgcttcgCAATCTGCCCCGACGGTACTCAGTGGCTGCTGCGTTATTCTTGGGAGGCTGTGTTCTTCTCTTCATTCAGCTGGTGCCTTCAC ATATTCATGCGCTGTCTATTCTACTGGTGATGTTGGGGAAGTTTGGAATCACATCTGCCTTCTCAATGGTTTATGTTTACACGGCTGAGCTCTACCCAACAGTAGTAAGAAACATGGGAGTTGGAGCAAGTTCCATGGCCTCCAGACTGGGCAGCATCCTCTCGCCTTACTTTGTTTACCTTG GTGCCTATGATCGATTCCTGCCTTATATTCTGATGGGCAGCCTGACTGTGTTGTCAGGAATTCTGACACTATTTCTGCCTGAAAGCTACGGTATGCCTCTTCCTGACACCATTGATCAAATGCTGCTGGTGAAAGG ATTAGAATACAGGCCTCCATCTAGTAGCACGAGGGATTccaaggaggaagaagaaaatccggatatttttaaaagcacagctttttgA